Proteins from one Panicum virgatum strain AP13 chromosome 7K, P.virgatum_v5, whole genome shotgun sequence genomic window:
- the LOC120641372 gene encoding uncharacterized protein LOC120641372 encodes MQRWTRNGMLNFSQPSASPFGFYDPGHGASSSRGRWHGCRSQDKEQRNLEKNLTKVRKEWMKVKEEMGYARLLSEHLSETVTEADRKVAAMLEELDRTDKYMQDILSSSQQK; translated from the coding sequence ATGCAGCGGTGGACTCGCAACGGGATGCTGAACTTCTCTCAGCCGTCGGCGTCCCCGTTCGGCTTCTACGACCCCGGCCATGGCGCGTCGAGCAGCCGCGGGCGGTGGCACGGCTGCCGGAGCCAGGACAAGGAGCAGCGCAACCTGGAGAAGAACCTGACCAAGGTGCGCAAGGAGTGGATGAAGGTGAAGGAGGAGATGGGGTACGCGAGGCTGCTGAGCGAGCACCTCAGCGAGACGGTGACGGAGGCCGACCGGAAGGTGGCCGCCATGCTGGAGGAGCTCGACCGGACGGACAAGTATATGCAGGACATACTGTCGTCGTCCCAGCAGAAATGA